Proteins encoded within one genomic window of Embleya scabrispora:
- a CDS encoding TetR/AcrR family transcriptional regulator has protein sequence MSESGRERPANGVRRSAGRPARVDREAIVRAAVAVGFDRLAMTTVADRLGVRHSTLYRYFPTRDALAAAAMDHVVEHAAWPKRRDGDWRSHLEAYAHCHFALLTDHRGLAGEIASLSVDSPAYRARVHRTVEALTARGFAAEDAILAADLVAEQALFFFLAGQGSGTDAAPGPEQAAERRRALLAVAPPGADPVVHAAMTRIVTGPPENWFARKLTTLLDGIARLAPD, from the coding sequence GTGTCCGAATCCGGTCGTGAACGGCCCGCGAACGGTGTGCGGCGCAGCGCGGGCCGTCCTGCGAGGGTCGACCGTGAGGCGATCGTGCGCGCCGCGGTGGCCGTCGGGTTCGACCGACTCGCCATGACGACGGTGGCGGACCGACTCGGGGTCCGACACTCCACGCTCTACCGCTACTTCCCGACCCGCGACGCCCTGGCGGCGGCCGCGATGGACCACGTCGTCGAGCACGCCGCGTGGCCGAAACGGCGCGACGGCGACTGGCGGAGCCACCTCGAGGCGTACGCACACTGCCACTTCGCACTCTTGACCGACCACCGCGGACTGGCAGGGGAGATCGCGTCGCTCAGTGTGGACTCGCCCGCGTATCGGGCCAGGGTCCACCGCACCGTCGAGGCGCTCACCGCACGAGGGTTCGCCGCCGAGGACGCGATCCTCGCGGCCGATCTGGTCGCCGAACAGGCGCTGTTCTTCTTCCTGGCCGGACAAGGCTCCGGGACGGATGCCGCGCCCGGCCCCGAGCAGGCGGCCGAACGCCGGCGCGCGCTGCTCGCCGTCGCTCCCCCCGGCGCCGACCCGGTCGTCCACGCCGCGATGACCCGCATCGTCACCGGACCCCCGGAGAACTGGTTCGCCCGTAAACTGACAACGCTGCTGGACGGCATCGCCCGCCTTGCTCCGGACTGA
- a CDS encoding alpha/beta fold hydrolase, with protein MEEFTYHGHDGGRLYSVALGAGPALVGLHGGGPDHHSLLPLAERLADRHRVLLPDIRGYGRSICRDPDAHTWDRYTDDVFRLLDDRDVQAAVLVGTGLGATVSLRAALARPERVIAVVAISLEDIEDDTAKAEERAMLDAFAHRARTSGVEAAWAPLLPVFPPLIRALVRDGMPRADARSIAAAAAIGRDRAFRHVDELGAIRTPVLIIPGGDARHPSTLAVRAARVMPAGTVSTARPFGTLHTAEDLAKQYADHIHDFAAAASPHRKDPLDPVG; from the coding sequence ATGGAGGAGTTCACCTACCACGGACACGACGGCGGCCGTCTGTACTCCGTGGCCCTCGGCGCCGGCCCCGCCCTCGTGGGCCTGCACGGCGGCGGACCCGATCACCACAGCCTCCTGCCGCTGGCCGAGCGACTCGCCGACCGCCACCGGGTGCTGCTGCCGGACATCCGCGGCTACGGCCGTTCCATCTGCCGGGACCCGGACGCGCACACCTGGGACCGGTACACCGACGACGTGTTCCGCCTGCTCGACGACCGGGACGTCCAAGCGGCGGTTCTGGTCGGCACCGGCCTCGGCGCGACCGTGAGCCTGCGTGCGGCCCTGGCACGCCCCGAGCGCGTGATCGCCGTGGTGGCGATCTCGCTCGAGGACATCGAGGACGACACCGCCAAGGCCGAAGAGAGGGCGATGCTCGACGCGTTCGCGCACCGTGCGCGAACATCCGGCGTCGAGGCGGCATGGGCACCCCTGCTCCCCGTGTTCCCCCCACTCATCCGTGCCCTGGTACGGGACGGCATGCCCCGCGCCGACGCCCGCAGCATCGCCGCGGCCGCCGCCATCGGACGCGATCGTGCCTTCCGCCACGTCGACGAACTCGGCGCCATCCGAACCCCCGTGCTGATCATCCCGGGCGGCGACGCCCGCCATCCGTCCACCCTCGCCGTCCGGGCCGCGCGCGTCATGCCCGCCGGCACCGTGTCCACCGCCCGCCCGTTCGGCACCCTGCACACCGCCGAAGACCTCGCGAAGCAGTACGCCGACCACATCCACGACTTCGCCGCGGCCGCGTCGCCGCATCGAAAGGACCCGCTCGATCCGGTCGGGTGA